The following proteins come from a genomic window of Proteinivorax hydrogeniformans:
- a CDS encoding DinB family protein has protein sequence MRKSVKGSVINTLLYARRDWDRLINSVDEVEIGKVGVRGEWSIKDLIAHVTWYEKEMEILIRTKKLDGSALWELSSKERDDVIYQKNKFKPLDELKKHSLKTFAYLLDALETADDADLLDPGQIEGMPKDWQPLDIIANNTWMHYTHHEKEIREFLDKNN, from the coding sequence GTGCGAAAAAGCGTAAAAGGGAGTGTGATCAATACCTTACTTTATGCTAGGCGAGACTGGGATAGGCTTATAAACAGCGTTGATGAAGTGGAAATTGGAAAAGTTGGAGTAAGGGGAGAGTGGTCTATTAAAGACCTAATAGCTCATGTAACCTGGTATGAAAAAGAGATGGAAATATTAATTAGAACCAAAAAGCTTGATGGTTCTGCGCTTTGGGAGCTATCCTCAAAAGAAAGAGATGATGTAATCTATCAAAAAAATAAGTTTAAACCTTTAGATGAGCTAAAGAAACATTCCTTAAAAACATTTGCCTACCTTCTAGATGCACTAGAAACTGCCGACGATGCCGATCTATTAGATCCAGGGCAAATTGAAGGGATGCCTAAAGATTGGCAACCCTTAGATATTATCGCCAATAATACATGGATGCATTACACTCATCATGAAAAAGAAATTAGGGAGTTTCTAGATAAAAATAATTGA
- a CDS encoding 4Fe-4S dicluster domain-containing protein, which translates to MLNQKCDEKNQNNNEFVDIYIMGKRYSVPSSLTIMKAFEYAGYTLLRGCGCRAGFCGACSTVYRIGGNHELKVGLACQTKVENDMYLTQIPFYPAHKVNYEVDKLQGDGDQVVEIYPEITKCLGCNACSNVCPQDIKVMKYVSHAIRGEVSKAADESFDCLLCGLCASKCPANIVQYKVGLLCRRLHGKYLAPKANHVKDRINEIKEEKFEKQLDELVNSSKDELANKYNNRDIEK; encoded by the coding sequence GTGTTAAATCAAAAATGTGATGAAAAAAATCAAAATAATAACGAGTTTGTAGACATTTATATCATGGGCAAAAGATACAGCGTCCCAAGTTCCCTTACAATTATGAAGGCCTTTGAATATGCAGGATATACTTTGTTGAGAGGTTGTGGGTGTAGAGCAGGGTTTTGTGGTGCTTGCTCCACTGTCTATCGAATAGGAGGGAACCACGAGTTAAAGGTAGGTTTAGCATGTCAAACTAAGGTAGAAAATGATATGTATCTAACTCAAATACCTTTTTACCCTGCTCACAAGGTTAATTATGAAGTCGATAAACTTCAAGGTGATGGAGATCAGGTTGTTGAGATTTATCCCGAAATTACAAAATGTTTAGGATGTAACGCCTGTTCAAACGTCTGTCCACAAGATATCAAGGTTATGAAATACGTATCCCATGCTATTAGGGGAGAGGTTTCAAAAGCTGCAGATGAGTCGTTTGACTGCTTGCTATGCGGGTTGTGTGCCTCTAAATGCCCAGCAAATATAGTCCAATACAAGGTTGGTCTGCTATGTAGAAGGCTACACGGCAAATATTTAGCTCCTAAAGCTAACCATGTAAAGGATAGAATTAATGAAATTAAAGAAGAGAAATTTGAAAAACAATTAGATGAATTAGTTAATTCAAGCAAAGATGAGTTAGCTAACAAGTACAACAATAGAGATATAGAAAAATAA
- a CDS encoding FAD-binding protein, with protein sequence MSYTSQLRELIKKVEKTREERLGHDFPRMTPEQKQDVLNNHHPDYIKDQFREAKIGPNKGDRFPHELCDVIEGYPAVKWDEVDTSKIDYDVDVLVVGGGGAGASASLLAHEAGANVLLTTKLRFGDSNTVMAQGGIQAADKSSDSPATHYLDVIGGGHYSNVPELVRALVTDAPSVIDWLEDLGVMFDKEDDGSMKTRHGGGTSKKRMHSARDYTGAEIMRVLRDEVLCRDINVVEFSPVVELLMDNEGKAAGAIIYNFETEEYQVVRAKTVIITTGGLGRLHTQKFPTSNHYGATADGLVLAYRAGAKLAFMDTVQYHPTGASYPEQIEGFLITEKVRGLGATPLNIDGEQFVYHLETRDVEASAIIRECAKGKGITTPSGMQGVWLDSPMIDKLHGEGTIERELPAMVRQFARFGVDIKKDPILVYPTLHYQNGGILINDKCESSVENLYVAGEASGGTHGRNRLMGNSLLDILVLGRRAGKNAAAKAQSIDNKDAKLNLEHAKKFVEELKEEGIKRTKTSPILIPDYTDGELS encoded by the coding sequence ATGAGCTATACTTCTCAATTGAGAGAACTAATTAAAAAAGTAGAAAAAACAAGAGAAGAACGACTAGGTCATGATTTTCCTAGAATGACTCCTGAGCAAAAACAGGATGTGTTAAACAACCATCATCCAGATTATATCAAGGATCAATTCCGTGAAGCTAAAATTGGACCCAATAAAGGCGATAGATTCCCTCATGAACTTTGTGATGTGATTGAAGGTTATCCTGCTGTAAAATGGGATGAAGTTGATACTTCAAAAATAGATTATGATGTAGATGTTTTAGTTGTAGGAGGTGGCGGTGCTGGTGCTTCTGCTTCACTTCTTGCCCATGAAGCCGGCGCAAATGTACTACTAACCACCAAACTAAGGTTTGGAGATTCCAACACTGTTATGGCTCAAGGTGGAATACAGGCAGCGGACAAATCAAGCGATTCTCCCGCTACTCATTACCTTGATGTAATTGGTGGGGGACATTATTCAAACGTTCCTGAATTAGTAAGAGCATTGGTGACAGATGCTCCATCTGTTATTGATTGGCTAGAGGACTTAGGAGTTATGTTTGACAAAGAAGATGACGGCTCAATGAAAACACGCCATGGTGGCGGAACCTCTAAAAAGAGAATGCACTCAGCAAGAGATTACACTGGCGCTGAGATTATGCGAGTTCTTAGAGATGAAGTTCTTTGTAGGGATATCAATGTAGTTGAGTTTAGCCCTGTAGTAGAGCTTTTGATGGATAACGAAGGAAAAGCTGCCGGTGCAATTATTTATAACTTTGAGACTGAAGAGTATCAAGTTGTTAGGGCTAAAACTGTTATCATTACTACAGGTGGCTTAGGCCGTTTGCATACTCAGAAATTCCCAACATCAAATCATTATGGGGCAACTGCTGACGGATTAGTGCTGGCTTATAGAGCAGGAGCAAAGCTTGCTTTTATGGACACTGTTCAGTATCATCCAACAGGAGCTTCTTATCCTGAGCAAATCGAAGGTTTTTTAATAACAGAAAAAGTTAGAGGTCTAGGTGCCACTCCTCTTAACATAGATGGTGAGCAGTTTGTATACCACCTAGAAACTAGAGATGTAGAAGCTTCAGCAATAATCCGCGAATGTGCCAAAGGAAAGGGAATAACCACTCCTTCAGGTATGCAAGGTGTGTGGCTAGACTCTCCTATGATTGACAAACTACATGGAGAGGGCACCATCGAAAGAGAGCTGCCGGCAATGGTTAGACAGTTTGCTAGATTCGGGGTGGATATAAAGAAAGATCCTATCTTAGTTTACCCAACTCTTCACTACCAAAACGGTGGCATTCTAATCAACGATAAATGCGAAAGCTCTGTAGAAAATCTGTACGTTGCTGGCGAGGCCTCCGGCGGAACACACGGCAGAAACAGATTAATGGGTAACTCTTTATTAGATATTTTGGTGCTAGGAAGAAGAGCTGGTAAAAATGCAGCTGCTAAAGCCCAAAGTATAGACAACAAAGACGCTAAACTTAACTTAGAACATGCTAAAAAGTTTGTGGAAGAGCTTAAAGAAGAAGGGATAAAAAGAACTAAAACCTCACCAATCTTAATCCCGGATTATACTGATGGGGAATTAAGTTAA
- a CDS encoding CoB--CoM heterodisulfide reductase iron-sulfur subunit B family protein, with the protein MLGYYPGCTVRAHQNENFEKEALAILKVLGISVEELSEWECCGAIYPLTNDEYVPLLSSVRALKRTEEEKKEGLLTLCSACYHVLKRVNHRMNNDKEAKRRVENYLDDKYEGTTKVLHLIEVLRDQVGYKKIKEHVASSLEGEKIATYYGCLFLRPEKEMELLDAENPGVMEEIVKALGAEPVIYPYRTDCCGAYHASDKEEVSNGASLKIVMSAKKAGATQLVTACPLCKHNLEHCQKDLQDEQKLPVHFITAPIYEALGAEKKADEQPLAN; encoded by the coding sequence ATGTTAGGTTACTATCCGGGGTGTACGGTAAGAGCTCATCAAAATGAAAACTTTGAAAAAGAAGCGCTAGCAATCTTAAAAGTTTTAGGTATTAGCGTTGAAGAACTATCAGAATGGGAGTGCTGTGGCGCAATTTACCCTCTTACCAATGACGAGTATGTTCCTTTGTTGTCCTCTGTTAGAGCCTTAAAGAGAACTGAGGAAGAAAAGAAAGAAGGGCTCTTGACATTATGCAGTGCGTGCTATCACGTTCTAAAGCGTGTAAATCATCGCATGAATAACGATAAAGAAGCAAAACGTAGAGTGGAAAACTATTTAGATGATAAATATGAAGGAACTACAAAAGTCTTACACCTAATTGAAGTGTTAAGAGACCAAGTAGGATATAAGAAGATAAAAGAGCATGTGGCTAGTTCGCTAGAAGGGGAGAAAATAGCTACCTACTATGGATGTCTATTTTTACGCCCGGAAAAAGAAATGGAACTTTTAGATGCTGAAAATCCCGGTGTTATGGAGGAGATTGTTAAAGCCTTAGGCGCCGAACCGGTTATTTATCCTTATAGAACTGATTGCTGTGGAGCCTATCACGCATCTGACAAAGAAGAGGTCAGTAACGGAGCAAGCCTAAAAATAGTGATGTCTGCTAAAAAAGCAGGAGCCACTCAATTAGTTACAGCGTGTCCATTATGCAAGCATAACCTGGAGCATTGTCAAAAAGATTTACAGGATGAACAAAAGCTTCCGGTTCATTTTATAACTGCTCCCATTTACGAAGCATTAGGGGCAGAAAAAAAAGCGGACGAACAGCCTTTGGCTAATTAA
- a CDS encoding 4Fe-4S dicluster domain-containing protein, whose amino-acid sequence MRFPTKTASIKEQQELADIIQKNVKDCYQCLKCSAGCPLTEHMDYYPHQVMLLAKMDLYEKIFNSKTLWVCASCLACSSRCPRDLEPAKVMEGLRTMIIRKRGEGNVEVVNPKGVPRQALISSMRKLRR is encoded by the coding sequence GTGCGATTTCCTACAAAAACAGCCAGCATAAAAGAGCAACAAGAGCTGGCCGATATAATACAAAAGAATGTGAAAGATTGTTATCAATGTCTAAAGTGTAGCGCTGGCTGCCCTTTAACAGAGCACATGGACTACTATCCTCATCAAGTAATGTTACTTGCTAAAATGGATCTATATGAAAAAATTTTTAATAGTAAAACACTATGGGTTTGTGCATCTTGTCTAGCTTGTTCAAGTCGATGTCCTAGAGATCTTGAGCCTGCCAAAGTTATGGAAGGCTTGAGGACTATGATTATAAGAAAAAGAGGAGAAGGTAACGTTGAAGTAGTTAACCCCAAAGGGGTACCGAGGCAAGCCTTGATATCTTCTATGAGGAAGTTACGGCGGTAA
- a CDS encoding CoB--CoM heterodisulfide reductase iron-sulfur subunit A family protein — protein MRVGVFICWCGSNIKNMVDVEKVAKEAEKMPRVVYSQDVQYLCSEVGQADISKAIDEHKLDRIVIGACSPRMHESTFQQLLESKGLNPYYVEIANIREQCSWVHTDKDKATVKATELVKKAVAKSYHAIPLTSDLLKVNKKALVIGGGIAGIQAALDIADAGYPVDLVEQKPSIGGRMAQFDKTFPTLDCSACILTPKMVEAATHENITLYTYSEVENVAGYVGNFKVKIKQKAKSVKQDICNGCGDCMEKCPKKVANEFDEGNSKRKAIYTLFPQAVPNKPVIDRDNCIYYKTGKCGLCEKICPTKAIDYNQEDEIVENEYGAIIAATGFDIKDPQDLSEYYYGNHPDVITSLELERQLNASGPTSGKVIRPSNGKTPEKIVFVQCVGSRDRNKGNAYCSKVCCLYTAKHTLLLNEKFPETESYVFNIDVRTGGKGYEEFYERARHKGAKYLRGQVSKVEPLGDADNKLLVRGYDSSIGEQVEIEADLVVLATSIEPKVGSSKIAGLLGLSSDSDGFFSEAHPKLKPVETQAQGIYLAGVCQGPKDIPEAVSQASGASAKAIILFNKGEVKSVPTTAMVNEEICSGCMQCKPVCPYEAISREYVTERVAGKEVKRPVASINRALCQGCGACAGLCRSGAMDIGGFTSKQIMAEVDTL, from the coding sequence ATGAGAGTAGGAGTATTCATATGTTGGTGTGGTAGTAACATTAAGAATATGGTGGATGTAGAAAAGGTAGCGAAAGAAGCTGAAAAAATGCCTAGGGTTGTATATTCCCAGGATGTCCAATATCTTTGCTCAGAAGTTGGTCAAGCGGATATAAGCAAAGCAATTGACGAACACAAGCTAGATAGAATCGTTATTGGAGCATGTTCACCAAGAATGCATGAATCAACTTTCCAACAATTACTAGAGTCAAAAGGTTTAAACCCATATTATGTTGAGATTGCAAATATTAGAGAACAATGTTCTTGGGTGCACACCGATAAAGATAAAGCTACAGTAAAAGCTACTGAGCTTGTTAAAAAGGCAGTAGCTAAATCGTACCATGCTATTCCATTAACATCCGATTTATTAAAAGTTAATAAAAAAGCCCTAGTTATAGGAGGGGGTATCGCCGGGATTCAAGCAGCCCTGGATATAGCAGATGCTGGATACCCTGTAGATTTGGTGGAGCAAAAGCCCTCAATCGGTGGAAGAATGGCGCAGTTTGACAAAACATTCCCAACTTTAGATTGTTCTGCATGTATATTAACACCAAAAATGGTTGAAGCAGCTACACATGAAAATATTACGTTATATACCTATTCAGAGGTAGAGAATGTGGCTGGTTATGTTGGAAACTTTAAAGTGAAAATTAAGCAAAAAGCAAAAAGTGTTAAACAAGATATATGCAATGGTTGTGGAGACTGCATGGAAAAATGCCCTAAAAAGGTAGCTAATGAGTTTGATGAAGGAAACAGCAAAAGAAAAGCTATTTACACATTGTTCCCACAAGCTGTTCCTAATAAACCTGTAATTGACAGAGATAATTGTATATACTATAAAACAGGCAAATGCGGGCTATGTGAAAAAATTTGTCCCACAAAAGCTATAGACTATAATCAAGAAGATGAAATAGTAGAAAACGAATATGGGGCAATTATAGCGGCTACCGGTTTTGATATTAAGGATCCTCAGGACTTATCTGAATATTACTATGGAAATCACCCTGACGTAATCACCAGTTTGGAGTTAGAAAGACAATTAAATGCTTCAGGTCCAACATCTGGTAAAGTAATACGTCCTTCAAACGGTAAAACTCCTGAAAAAATCGTCTTTGTACAATGTGTTGGATCTAGAGATAGAAATAAAGGTAATGCGTACTGCTCTAAAGTATGCTGTCTGTACACTGCTAAGCATACACTGCTTCTTAATGAAAAGTTTCCAGAAACAGAAAGTTATGTGTTCAATATTGATGTAAGAACAGGCGGTAAAGGATATGAAGAGTTTTATGAAAGAGCTCGCCACAAAGGTGCTAAGTATCTAAGGGGGCAAGTGTCAAAAGTTGAGCCGCTAGGAGATGCTGATAACAAGCTGCTAGTTAGAGGTTATGATAGTTCTATAGGTGAACAAGTAGAAATAGAAGCTGACCTTGTTGTACTAGCCACTAGCATCGAGCCAAAGGTTGGGTCGTCAAAAATAGCTGGCCTATTAGGTCTATCATCAGACTCTGATGGATTCTTCTCTGAAGCGCACCCTAAATTGAAGCCAGTTGAAACTCAGGCACAAGGCATTTATCTAGCTGGTGTTTGTCAAGGACCAAAGGATATTCCAGAAGCTGTTTCTCAAGCAAGTGGAGCGTCGGCAAAAGCAATTATACTGTTTAATAAAGGGGAAGTAAAAAGCGTTCCAACAACAGCTATGGTAAATGAAGAAATTTGTAGTGGCTGTATGCAATGTAAGCCTGTTTGTCCATATGAGGCGATAAGTAGAGAGTACGTTACTGAACGTGTAGCAGGAAAAGAAGTGAAGCGACCAGTGGCATCTATTAACAGAGCGCTATGTCAAGGTTGTGGTGCCTGTGCCGGTCTATGTAGAAGTGGTGCAATGGATATAGGCGGGTTTACTAGCAAACAAATAATGGCGGAGGTGGATACGCTATGA
- a CDS encoding hydrogenase iron-sulfur subunit: MIEQNFEPKIVAFCCNWCSYAGADLAGTGRLKYPENVRIIRVPCSSRVEVQMIMRAFQNGADGVMVAGCHPGDCHYDTGNYHTRRRMMLLQSLTSFLGMDPDRFIVKWISGNEAAKFKSTVEEFNETLKKLGPADKVRDQRCGI, from the coding sequence ATGATAGAACAAAACTTCGAACCTAAAATTGTGGCATTTTGTTGTAACTGGTGCAGCTATGCAGGGGCTGACCTTGCAGGCACCGGCAGACTTAAATATCCAGAAAACGTACGCATTATACGTGTGCCATGCTCCAGCCGTGTAGAAGTTCAAATGATAATGAGGGCCTTTCAAAATGGTGCAGACGGCGTTATGGTGGCTGGTTGTCATCCTGGTGATTGTCATTATGATACGGGAAACTACCATACAAGACGCCGGATGATGCTACTACAAAGCTTAACTAGTTTTTTAGGGATGGATCCAGATAGATTTATAGTCAAATGGATTTCTGGTAATGAAGCAGCAAAGTTTAAAAGCACAGTTGAAGAATTTAATGAAACTCTAAAAAAACTTGGGCCTGCTGACAAAGTGAGGGATCAAAGATGCGGAATATAA
- a CDS encoding 4Fe-4S dicluster domain-containing protein — protein MRNITNELREIAEDLLESKKVDVVLGYAKGEQPYQSVPFAAKKKEDVENLIFDIFSYSSLSKYLLDDMYRGKKVALVLKGCDYRGLKIMLDESRVDRDDLYLIGVECRGVLEKSKLKKKIDATLFETTLDLKEDKLAISSSKENVEVPYEDVLSPYCLACEFSTPHKEEVDIILGEPGKMTNKELTTDECFAEIGQIEKMDEKQRFEYWKKQLNRCKRCYSCRNACPVCTCRVCLFDRENPSYLDSDTSQLAQHQFYHVIRAFHISDRCVGCGQCSRVCPENIPLHLLNQKLIKELNKFYGSYLPGVDEQPAPLSFAKADDPDPFEKEEK, from the coding sequence ATGCGGAATATAACAAATGAGTTAAGAGAAATAGCTGAAGATCTTCTTGAGTCTAAAAAAGTAGATGTAGTGTTAGGGTATGCAAAGGGTGAGCAACCTTATCAATCGGTCCCCTTTGCTGCCAAGAAAAAAGAAGATGTAGAGAACCTTATTTTTGATATTTTTAGTTATAGCTCGTTATCTAAATATCTGCTTGACGATATGTATCGTGGAAAAAAAGTTGCCTTGGTATTAAAAGGATGCGATTACCGTGGGCTAAAAATTATGCTAGACGAAAGCAGGGTAGATAGGGATGACCTATATTTAATCGGCGTTGAATGTCGCGGAGTACTAGAAAAAAGCAAGCTTAAAAAGAAAATAGATGCAACCCTATTCGAAACCACCTTAGATCTAAAAGAAGATAAGTTAGCAATTTCAAGCTCAAAAGAAAATGTAGAAGTACCTTATGAAGATGTGTTATCGCCTTATTGTTTAGCTTGTGAATTTAGCACACCGCACAAAGAAGAGGTAGATATCATATTAGGCGAGCCCGGCAAAATGACTAATAAGGAATTGACTACTGATGAATGTTTTGCGGAAATAGGGCAAATCGAAAAAATGGATGAAAAGCAGAGGTTTGAGTACTGGAAAAAGCAATTAAACAGATGTAAGCGTTGCTATAGCTGCCGTAATGCTTGTCCGGTCTGCACCTGCAGGGTATGTCTGTTTGATAGAGAAAACCCTAGCTATTTAGATAGCGATACAAGCCAGTTAGCTCAGCATCAGTTTTACCATGTTATTAGAGCATTTCATATCTCAGATAGGTGTGTAGGATGTGGTCAGTGTTCTAGGGTGTGTCCAGAAAATATTCCTCTTCATCTTCTAAACCAAAAGCTTATAAAAGAGCTTAATAAGTTTTATGGTAGTTACTTGCCAGGTGTTGATGAGCAGCCTGCACCTTTATCGTTTGCAAAGGCAGATGACCCAGACCCCTTCGAAAAGGAGGAGAAATAA
- a CDS encoding 4Fe-4S dicluster domain-containing protein — protein MNTVVKCQSVPKLLEVLKELTDDYQIYCPVKQDDTETFLPLEQIEQDELLTVGEILSKNEPPLYSIKSFLFPNSEVYLKFRRNHDKVDFTVHSQQPEPTIVIGGKPCDVESLDMIDKVFLQEPVDTFYKQKREQTIFITSICTSKGPNCMCEEFGVDKSEPKLSDILLIESEKTEEKSDGIYLKGVSEKGTKLIERLAELDGLQKVDNSPNLIEDKEEIEKLCPEAIKDKMEELYDSDIWEDLAMRCLGCGICTYYCPTCHCYDINDYSRKGEGVRYRSWDSCMFSDFTNMAGGHNPRPTKADRIKNRFFHKLNYFVKQQGPLACVGCGRCAKNCPVGISLNTVLQKIGGQNNGK, from the coding sequence ATGAATACAGTGGTTAAATGTCAGAGTGTTCCTAAGCTTTTGGAAGTTTTAAAAGAGTTAACTGATGATTATCAAATATATTGTCCAGTCAAACAAGATGACACCGAAACTTTTCTGCCTTTAGAGCAGATAGAACAAGATGAACTACTAACTGTAGGGGAGATTTTATCTAAGAATGAGCCACCATTATATTCTATAAAGTCATTTCTATTCCCTAACTCAGAAGTTTATCTTAAGTTTAGAAGAAATCACGACAAAGTAGATTTTACAGTTCACTCACAACAACCAGAACCTACAATAGTGATAGGTGGTAAGCCGTGTGATGTAGAAAGCCTTGACATGATTGATAAGGTGTTCTTACAAGAGCCAGTCGATACTTTTTATAAGCAAAAAAGGGAACAAACAATTTTTATAACATCAATTTGTACTAGCAAAGGTCCTAACTGCATGTGCGAAGAGTTTGGTGTTGACAAATCTGAGCCTAAGCTTTCTGACATTCTTTTAATTGAAAGTGAAAAAACTGAAGAGAAATCAGACGGAATTTATTTAAAGGGTGTTAGTGAAAAGGGAACAAAGTTAATTGAAAGGTTAGCTGAGCTTGACGGCCTTCAAAAAGTAGATAACTCTCCAAACCTTATTGAAGATAAAGAAGAAATTGAGAAGCTTTGTCCTGAAGCAATAAAAGATAAAATGGAAGAGCTGTACGACTCCGATATTTGGGAAGACCTAGCAATGCGTTGCTTAGGTTGTGGAATTTGCACCTATTATTGTCCAACATGTCATTGCTATGACATCAACGATTATTCTCGCAAAGGTGAAGGCGTAAGGTATAGATCTTGGGATTCATGCATGTTTTCTGATTTCACCAATATGGCGGGCGGACATAACCCTAGACCTACCAAAGCAGACCGTATAAAAAACAGATTTTTTCATAAGCTAAATTATTTTGTCAAGCAGCAGGGACCGTTAGCGTGTGTAGGGTGTGGACGTTGCGCAAAAAATTGTCCTGTAGGCATTTCGTTAAACACAGTGTTACAAAAGATTGGAGGGCAAAACAATGGAAAATAA
- a CDS encoding FAD/NAD(P)-binding protein codes for MENNPLVPVNGEVIEIIEESKDVKTFRVKPEKDINHLPGQCAMLSLFGVGEAIFSISSPPKRDYLDFSIKKTGKVTDILHQIEEGQQLGIRGPYGNHFPFEEIKGKDLLFIGGGIGLAPLRSLIKYALDNRDDYGNLQLIYGSRTPEDLIFERDIYKNWPSDTFKVNLAVDVESPGWDGFVGFVPQYLEELAPDPKNTVAITCGPPIMIKFVLQTLEKLGFSEEQVITTLEYKMKCGVGKCGRCNIDDQYVCKDGPVFYLKELKQLKGEF; via the coding sequence ATGGAAAATAATCCACTAGTACCAGTAAATGGTGAAGTGATAGAGATAATCGAAGAAAGTAAAGACGTAAAAACCTTTCGAGTAAAACCAGAAAAAGACATAAATCACCTTCCTGGCCAATGTGCCATGCTCTCACTTTTTGGGGTGGGAGAGGCTATTTTTTCCATAAGCTCTCCGCCAAAAAGGGACTATTTAGATTTTAGTATAAAAAAGACTGGTAAAGTTACGGATATACTACACCAGATTGAAGAAGGACAACAATTAGGAATAAGAGGGCCTTATGGAAATCATTTTCCATTCGAAGAAATAAAGGGAAAAGACCTACTATTTATAGGTGGTGGCATCGGTCTTGCCCCATTAAGGTCGCTTATAAAATACGCTTTAGATAACCGTGACGACTATGGAAATTTACAGTTGATTTATGGTTCAAGAACACCGGAGGATCTGATATTTGAAAGAGACATCTATAAAAACTGGCCAAGCGATACTTTTAAGGTTAATCTAGCCGTTGATGTTGAGAGTCCAGGGTGGGATGGCTTTGTAGGGTTTGTTCCACAATATTTAGAAGAGCTAGCCCCAGACCCTAAAAACACAGTAGCAATAACGTGTGGACCTCCAATAATGATAAAATTTGTGCTTCAGACTCTTGAAAAGCTAGGATTTAGTGAGGAGCAGGTTATTACTACGTTAGAGTACAAGATGAAGTGTGGAGTTGGAAAGTGTGGTCGTTGCAACATCGATGATCAATACGTATGTAAGGACGGCCCAGTTTTTTACTTGAAAGAGTTAAAGCAGTTAAAGGGAGAGTTTTAA